One window from the genome of Clostridiales bacterium encodes:
- a CDS encoding L-lactate dehydrogenase, with product MDIRKVAIIGCGMVGSSTAFALMNSGLFTDILLIDVNRDRAIGEAMDLSHCLPFTRPVEIRAGDYRNLGDYGIIIITAGAAQRQGETRLDIIKKNADIMKSIVPQIIEYNDSAYLLVVSNPVDVLSYVTHKLSGFPSCRVFGSGTVLDSARLKFLVGRRLNVDPRSVHAFVIGEHGDSELAVWSSANVSGITLDKFCTHCGYEEHERNRKSLEEDVKNSAYEIINRKGATYYGIAAATRRICESIVRDEHSIMPVSTLVNGHYGLNDIYISVPALIGSGGIEDIMDIGLSNSELAALHNSAATLKSALNEIGF from the coding sequence ATGGATATTAGAAAAGTAGCGATAATAGGTTGCGGAATGGTCGGGAGCAGTACGGCGTTCGCGCTCATGAACAGCGGACTGTTCACCGATATACTCTTGATCGACGTCAACCGCGACCGTGCGATCGGCGAAGCGATGGATCTATCCCATTGCCTACCCTTTACCCGTCCAGTCGAGATACGCGCGGGCGACTACCGCAATCTCGGCGATTACGGCATTATCATAATAACGGCGGGCGCAGCGCAACGCCAAGGCGAAACGCGGCTAGACATAATCAAGAAGAACGCCGATATTATGAAGTCGATAGTGCCGCAGATAATCGAGTACAACGATTCGGCGTACCTACTCGTTGTGTCCAACCCCGTGGACGTTCTGTCGTACGTAACGCACAAGCTGTCGGGCTTCCCGTCCTGCCGAGTGTTCGGTAGCGGCACGGTGCTCGATTCGGCGCGGCTTAAATTCCTTGTCGGGCGAAGGCTCAACGTAGACCCGCGAAGCGTGCACGCGTTCGTTATCGGCGAGCACGGAGATAGCGAGCTTGCCGTGTGGTCGAGCGCGAACGTAAGCGGAATTACGCTCGATAAGTTTTGCACGCATTGCGGCTACGAGGAGCACGAACGCAACCGCAAAAGCTTAGAGGAAGACGTTAAAAACTCGGCGTACGAGATAATCAATCGCAAGGGCGCGACCTACTACGGCATAGCCGCCGCCACGCGACGAATTTGCGAGAGCATAGTGCGCGACGAGCATTCGATAATGCCCGTGAGCACTCTGGTGAACGGACACTACGGGCTGAACGATATTTATATTTCCGTGCCCGCGCTTATCGGGTCGGGCGGCATAGAGGACATTATGGATATAGGCTTATCTAATAGCGAGCTTGCCGCACTGCACAATTCCGCCGCAACGCTTAAAAGCGCATTAAATGAAATAGGATTTTAA
- a CDS encoding flavodoxin (An electron-transfer protein; flavodoxin binds one FMN molecule, which serves as a redox-active prosthetic group), translating to MSGKKLVAYFSTSGDTAVVAKQLAKAANADVFAIKPVEPYTQADLDWNNKDSRSSREMRTLERPAIAERVENMADYDVVFVGFPIWWYLAPTIINGFLESYDFSGKTIIPFATSGSSDIYKAEAVLRPLCKTAQWKDGKLLNGDISIESLKAWVEELNI from the coding sequence ATGTCAGGCAAAAAATTAGTAGCATACTTTTCGACTTCGGGCGACACTGCGGTCGTCGCAAAACAGCTCGCAAAGGCGGCGAACGCGGACGTTTTCGCTATTAAGCCCGTCGAGCCGTACACGCAAGCTGACCTCGATTGGAACAACAAGGACAGCCGCTCGTCGCGCGAAATGCGCACGCTCGAACGCCCCGCGATCGCGGAACGGGTAGAGAACATGGCGGACTACGACGTGGTGTTCGTCGGCTTCCCGATCTGGTGGTATCTCGCGCCCACTATCATAAACGGCTTCCTCGAAAGCTACGACTTCTCGGGCAAAACGATAATACCGTTCGCCACGAGCGGCAGCAGCGACATCTATAAAGCCGAAGCGGTGCTCAGACCGCTTTGCAAAACCGCGCAGTGGAAGGACGGCAAGCTCCTTAACGGCGATATATCCATCGAAAGCCTTAAAGCCTGGGTGGAAGAACTCAATATCTAA
- a CDS encoding ABC transporter ATP-binding protein/permease, translating to MLEVKHLRKEYKSKNGVVTKALDDVSLNFAETGMVFILGKSGSGKSTLLNVCGGLDKADSGEIIIKGKSSREFSGQDFDSYRNTYVGFVFQEYNILDEFSVEENIALALELQNKKRDKAVIDQILSDVDMTNFASRKPNTLSGGQKQRVAIARALVKEPEIIMADEPTGALDSKTGQQVFDTLKKLSEKKLVIVISHDRDFAEQYGDRIIELKDGKIISDQTRTTEGEGAKNVRFFGTDTVCVNNGAELTDEDLQSIKKFLNRAGGSAVISTSREQIAQMKEDKPEMAVGAFENIKEQPQPKQYEKQKLIRSHLPIKHAIRMGASSLKSKPVRLVFTIFLSIVAFILFGLASTLMLFDGQATTVQTFVDAEDKYMLLSKGYYYRYTYYNSDGTIDYQSSDEDKMSTAYTLDEYKALAEKYDGTIAVSNFRNRIDSIRLGQYGDQFYDEYIEKAMLVNDVATFEEGYGRKPEAADEIAISDYVYNSIIAPKTKFTDNSNKEVTISKPEDLLYSETNRLTLNVNGKEFKVVGIYSIEEIDSKYNDLKKAADDDTPFSGDVMIPQEWETYLETSLLPSIMVTEELMKSIAASNNQQYINTYDYFDYNEGELRIYFADSTDTWAGQVYMVAEYGENNGKKLLDIYDFSGNKLNSLPANSVALQIERAASLYASAYQDYYYDVKNSFEEQERVNAIVEKARQEYIKTYFLIDANFNETGFNNDKQYWTESLNAAKAEAEEEGNVFNEEEWIAQNPEPQKLDVYDPDREEIFEYDYKYYIYYDMPNRDEYDENQRTYLNDLRASSQKFAAYDKMVDEAKQKALENYINNNPAPKEPDRNDYEDDAEYNKAYNKYLQDWQTWNDGRWNAESRAEDEVSPIYKLYRLSNLQLSKDEILDLFAQLKTYFGDIELNIGIRNMYSEDWSPVTIAGVFFDNITDGAAYLSSDLYSSFAIKEENNYGHSEYVTKYIAPEGAFISTLYIPYEHTQSAVEELVKLTYQRGEDDSTAIIQNSQMIQLTLFIELAEALGTGFLIAGLVLALFAFLLMFNFISASITAKKKEIGILRAIGARTLDVYKIFMSESFIIALICFVVATAGTFGLCVLINGILLEDTFLVISILSFGPLSVLCIFGVALLTAIISTVIPVALYSRKPPIASIRAL from the coding sequence ATGTTAGAAGTAAAACACCTCAGAAAGGAGTATAAGAGCAAGAACGGCGTCGTAACGAAAGCGCTCGACGACGTTTCGCTCAACTTTGCCGAGACCGGCATGGTATTTATACTCGGTAAGTCGGGTAGCGGTAAATCCACCCTTCTTAACGTTTGCGGCGGACTCGATAAAGCCGACAGCGGCGAGATCATCATCAAGGGCAAGAGCAGTAGGGAGTTCTCCGGTCAGGACTTCGACAGCTACCGTAATACATACGTCGGGTTCGTGTTCCAGGAATACAATATTCTCGACGAGTTCTCGGTAGAGGAGAATATCGCGCTCGCGTTGGAGCTTCAAAACAAGAAACGCGATAAAGCGGTTATCGATCAAATATTGTCTGATGTCGACATGACGAACTTCGCTTCGCGCAAGCCTAATACGCTTTCGGGCGGTCAGAAGCAGCGCGTGGCGATAGCGCGTGCGCTCGTAAAAGAGCCCGAGATCATAATGGCGGACGAGCCGACGGGCGCGCTCGACAGCAAGACCGGTCAGCAGGTTTTCGACACACTCAAAAAGCTGTCTGAGAAAAAACTTGTTATCGTCATTTCGCACGACCGTGATTTTGCCGAGCAGTACGGCGACCGTATCATCGAGCTCAAAGACGGCAAGATAATTTCAGACCAGACCCGCACGACGGAAGGCGAGGGCGCAAAGAACGTTCGCTTCTTCGGCACGGACACCGTGTGCGTAAACAACGGCGCGGAACTCACCGACGAGGATCTTCAAAGCATTAAAAAGTTCCTTAACCGCGCGGGCGGTTCGGCGGTAATTTCCACATCGCGCGAGCAGATCGCGCAGATGAAAGAGGATAAGCCCGAAATGGCTGTCGGCGCGTTCGAGAACATTAAGGAACAGCCTCAGCCTAAGCAGTACGAAAAGCAAAAGCTTATCCGTTCGCACCTGCCTATCAAGCACGCCATAAGAATGGGCGCAAGCTCGCTCAAATCCAAGCCTGTAAGGCTCGTGTTCACGATATTCCTTTCGATAGTGGCGTTTATACTGTTCGGCTTAGCCTCCACGCTCATGCTGTTCGACGGTCAAGCGACTACCGTTCAGACCTTTGTCGACGCCGAAGACAAGTATATGCTGCTTAGCAAAGGCTACTATTACAGATATACCTACTACAACTCCGACGGTACTATCGACTACCAGTCAAGCGACGAAGATAAGATGTCTACCGCGTATACCCTCGACGAGTACAAGGCTCTTGCCGAAAAGTACGACGGTACGATTGCAGTATCGAATTTCAGAAACAGAATAGACAGCATTCGCCTCGGTCAGTACGGCGATCAGTTCTACGACGAATATATCGAAAAAGCAATGCTCGTAAACGACGTCGCTACTTTCGAGGAGGGTTACGGAAGAAAGCCCGAAGCCGCCGACGAGATAGCTATATCAGATTACGTTTATAATTCGATAATCGCACCAAAGACCAAGTTCACCGACAACTCCAATAAGGAAGTAACTATTTCCAAACCCGAGGATCTGCTATACAGCGAAACGAACCGGTTGACGCTTAACGTAAACGGTAAGGAATTTAAAGTAGTCGGTATTTACAGTATAGAGGAGATAGACTCCAAGTATAACGACCTCAAAAAAGCTGCCGACGACGATACTCCGTTCAGCGGTGACGTCATGATCCCCCAAGAATGGGAAACGTATCTGGAAACAAGTCTTTTGCCGTCGATCATGGTCACCGAAGAACTTATGAAAAGCATTGCCGCATCGAATAATCAGCAATACATTAATACGTATGACTATTTCGATTATAACGAGGGCGAGCTTAGAATTTACTTTGCCGATAGTACCGACACGTGGGCGGGACAGGTCTATATGGTTGCCGAGTACGGCGAGAACAACGGCAAAAAGCTTCTCGACATTTACGATTTTTCGGGCAATAAGCTTAACTCGCTTCCCGCAAACTCGGTGGCTTTGCAAATAGAGCGTGCGGCTAGTTTGTATGCAAGCGCGTATCAAGACTACTATTATGATGTTAAGAATTCTTTCGAGGAGCAAGAGCGTGTTAACGCTATCGTTGAGAAGGCAAGACAAGAATATATTAAAACTTACTTCTTGATCGATGCGAACTTCAATGAAACGGGCTTCAACAACGATAAGCAATATTGGACGGAGAGCCTTAATGCGGCAAAAGCGGAAGCCGAAGAAGAGGGTAACGTATTTAACGAGGAAGAGTGGATAGCGCAAAATCCCGAGCCGCAAAAACTCGACGTATACGATCCCGACAGAGAAGAAATATTCGAATACGATTATAAATATTACATCTATTACGATATGCCTAATCGCGACGAATACGACGAAAATCAACGAACGTATTTGAACGATCTTCGCGCATCCTCTCAAAAATTCGCGGCGTATGACAAGATGGTGGATGAAGCAAAACAAAAGGCGTTGGAGAACTACATTAATAATAATCCCGCGCCGAAAGAACCCGACCGTAACGACTACGAGGACGACGCCGAGTACAATAAAGCGTACAATAAATATCTTCAAGACTGGCAGACGTGGAATGACGGAAGGTGGAACGCCGAAAGTCGCGCCGAGGACGAAGTCAGTCCTATCTACAAGCTGTACAGATTGTCCAATTTACAGCTTAGCAAAGACGAAATACTCGATTTGTTCGCGCAGTTAAAAACGTATTTCGGCGATATCGAATTGAATATCGGTATAAGAAATATGTACAGCGAGGACTGGTCGCCCGTTACTATCGCAGGCGTTTTCTTCGATAATATTACCGACGGCGCGGCATATCTTTCGAGCGATCTGTATTCTTCGTTCGCTATAAAAGAGGAAAATAACTACGGTCATAGCGAGTACGTTACCAAGTACATCGCGCCCGAGGGAGCGTTCATAAGCACTTTATATATTCCGTACGAGCATACGCAGTCGGCGGTAGAGGAGCTTGTAAAGCTTACCTATCAGCGCGGCGAGGACGACTCGACGGCGATCATCCAGAACAGCCAAATGATTCAGCTCACCTTGTTTATAGAGCTTGCCGAGGCGCTCGGTACGGGCTTCCTTATTGCTGGCTTGGTGCTTGCGCTGTTTGCGTTCTTGCTCATGTTCAACTTCATTTCGGCGTCCATTACGGCGAAGAAGAAGGAGATCGGAATTCTCCGCGCAATCGGCGCGCGCACGCTCGACGTGTATAAGATATTCATGTCCGAGTCGTTCATTATCGCGCTTATATGCTTCGTGGTAGCGACGGCGGGAACGTTCGGACTGTGCGTGCTTATAAACGGTATCTTACTGGAAGACACCTTCTTGGTAATAAGCATCCTTTCGTTCGGGCCGCTGTCCGTGCTGTGCATATTTGGCGTTGCGCTGTTGACGGCGATCATATCCACCGTAATACCGGTTGCGCTCTACTCGCGCAAACCCCCGATCGCCAGCATAAGAGCGCTGTAA
- a CDS encoding DUF5131 family protein: protein MHDIWNPWHGCQKCSEGCQNCYMYYLDRKHNNGDSSVVTKTSGFYYPLSKNRNGSYKIKSGEQIRVCMSSDFFVEGADEWRNEVWNIIHERRDVKFFLLTKRPERVEKCLPKDWGDGWENVFFNVTCENQRRADERIPLLHRLPFKHKGIMTAPLIGEISIEKYLREGQIKQVICGGENYDGARPCRYEWVKKLHDECVAADVRFAFIETGNYYVKDGKTNYIKSKIRQTYLAYAEGLQYRGKPMEFILTDRFGLPVPKEELYVPHYRANCLKCGNRLICNGCADCGRCNDEIVTQEQIDKFDKV from the coding sequence ATGCACGATATATGGAATCCGTGGCACGGCTGTCAAAAATGCAGCGAGGGCTGTCAAAATTGTTATATGTACTATCTCGATAGAAAGCATAATAACGGCGACAGCTCGGTCGTGACCAAAACGAGCGGTTTTTACTATCCGCTTTCCAAAAACCGCAACGGAAGTTACAAGATCAAGAGCGGCGAGCAGATACGGGTATGTATGTCGTCCGACTTCTTCGTCGAGGGCGCGGACGAGTGGCGTAACGAGGTTTGGAATATCATTCACGAGCGGCGGGACGTCAAGTTTTTTCTGCTCACCAAACGCCCCGAACGGGTGGAGAAGTGCTTGCCAAAGGACTGGGGGGACGGCTGGGAAAACGTGTTCTTTAACGTTACCTGCGAAAATCAACGCCGCGCCGACGAGCGAATACCGTTGCTCCACCGCTTGCCGTTCAAGCATAAGGGCATTATGACCGCGCCGCTTATCGGCGAAATATCGATAGAAAAGTATTTGCGGGAAGGGCAGATAAAACAAGTGATTTGCGGCGGCGAAAACTACGACGGCGCGCGCCCTTGCCGTTACGAGTGGGTAAAGAAATTGCACGACGAGTGCGTGGCGGCGGACGTCAGATTTGCGTTTATCGAAACGGGCAATTACTACGTTAAGGACGGAAAAACAAATTACATAAAAAGCAAGATACGCCAGACCTATCTCGCGTATGCGGAGGGCTTGCAGTACCGCGGCAAGCCGATGGAATTTATTTTGACCGATCGTTTCGGGTTGCCTGTCCCGAAAGAAGAGCTGTACGTTCCGCATTACCGCGCCAACTGCTTAAAATGCGGCAACCGCCTTATTTGTAACGGTTGCGCCGATTGCGGCAGGTGCAATGACGAAATCGTCACGCAAGAGCAAATAGATAAATTCGATAAAGTATAA
- a CDS encoding lytic transglycosylase domain-containing protein, with protein sequence MKKIKLVSITAGLLALGAIVAALTVTAVFPNKYSTEIGAAANEFGLNPAFVKSVVWAESKFDKTALSNKGAQGLMQLMPATFDECATALGIKNADPFEPEHNIRCGCYYLSLMLEKFDDDKTAALAAYNAGEANAKKFLAGEAEIFAETRGYIEAVNKAEWFYSLIRN encoded by the coding sequence ATGAAAAAAATCAAGCTCGTATCGATAACGGCGGGGTTGCTCGCGCTCGGCGCGATCGTGGCGGCGCTCACCGTTACAGCCGTTTTCCCCAATAAATACTCGACCGAGATCGGCGCGGCGGCGAACGAGTTCGGGCTTAACCCCGCGTTCGTAAAGTCGGTCGTTTGGGCGGAAAGCAAGTTCGATAAAACCGCGCTGTCGAATAAAGGCGCGCAGGGGCTCATGCAATTAATGCCCGCCACATTCGACGAGTGCGCGACCGCGCTCGGCATAAAGAACGCCGACCCGTTCGAGCCCGAGCATAATATTCGGTGCGGGTGCTATTATCTCAGCCTAATGCTCGAAAAGTTCGACGACGACAAAACCGCCGCGCTCGCCGCCTACAACGCGGGCGAAGCCAATGCAAAAAAATTCCTCGCGGGCGAAGCGGAAATTTTCGCCGAAACGCGAGGATATATCGAAGCCGTAAATAAAGCCGAATGGTTTTACTCGTTGATCCGTAATTAA